One genomic segment of Brassica napus cultivar Da-Ae chromosome A3, Da-Ae, whole genome shotgun sequence includes these proteins:
- the LOC106389667 gene encoding GATA transcription factor 1, with product MEAFMEELLNFSVPEEEGGPVLRSPKNIARRKTGLRQTESFGLLNPDDDLGEVEEEDLEWISNKDAFPVIETFVGVLPSEHFSVSSPEREVTEGKQLSPVSVLETSSQNISITTTTTTSNNSSSGSNISVPIPTMISCCAKFNAPVKTRSKRRRREDLRILWTGNDEQGGGGGGTQKRRMTSVAAAAMGRKCQHCGADKTPQWRAGPSGPKTLCNACGVRYKSGRLVPEYRPANSPTFSPEFHSNSHRKIVEMRKHVVSGDGGGRQDCG from the exons ATGGAAGCATTCATGGAAGAACTTTTGAACTTCTCTGTACCAGAGGAAGAAGGAGGACCGGTCCTTCGTTCGCCGAAGAATATTGCTCGCCGGAAAACTGGATTACGGCAGACGGAATCCTTCGGTTTATTAAATCCCGACGACGACCTT GGAGAGGTTGAGGAAGAAGATTTGGAGTGGATATCAAACAAAGATGCTTTCCCCGTCATCGAAACATTCGTCGGCGTGTTACCGTCGGAACATTTCAGCGTCTCGTCTCCGGAGCGAGAAGTGACCGAAGGAAAACAGTTGAGTCCGGTCTCGGTGCTTGAGACGAGTAGTCAGAACATATCTATAACTACGACGACGACCACCTCCAACAACAGTAGTAGCGGTAGTAACATAAGCGTCCCGATACCGACGATGATTAGTTGCTGTGCTAAGTTTAATGCGCCAGTTAAGACAAGAAGCAAGCGTAGGAGGAGGGAGGATTTGAGAATTTTGTGGACAGGGAACGACGAgcaaggaggaggaggaggaggaacgCAGAAGAGGAGGATGACGTCGGTTGCGGCGGCGGCCATGGGGAGGAAGTGTCAACACTGTGGAGCGGATAAGACGCCGCAGTGGAGGGCGGGACCATCGGGACCGAAGACGCTGTGTAACGCGTGTGGCGTGAGGTACAAGTCAGGGAGGCTTGTTCCAGAGTATCGCCCTGCTAATAGCCCGACTTTTTCGCCGGAGTTTCATTCGAATTCTCACCGGAAGATTGTAGAGATGAGGAAGCATGTTGTGTCCGGTGATGGTGGTGGTCGGCAAGATTGTGGTTAG
- the LOC106389668 gene encoding glutamine--fructose-6-phosphate aminotransferase [isomerizing] 1, whose protein sequence is MCGIFAYLNFHANKERRHILEVLFNGLRRLEYRGYDSAGIAIDDSLSPLHSTSSPPPLVFRQAGNIESLVNSVNQEITNTDLNLDEVFYFHAGIAHTRWATHGEPAPRNSHPQSSGPGDDFLVVHNGVITNYEVLKETLVRHGFTFDSDTDTEVIPKLAKFVFDKANEEGEQTVTFCEVVFEVMRHLEGAYALIFKSWHYPNELVACKRGSPLLLGVKELDQDKSNNHVFKDAHFLSKNDHPKEFFLSSDPHALVEHTKKVLVIEDGEVVHLKDGGVSILKFERRNGSSRPASVERALSVLEMEVEQINKGKYDHYMQKEIHEQPESLTTTMRGRLIRGGGSRKPKAVLLGGLKDHLKTIRRSRRIVFIGCGTSYNAALASRPILEELSGIPVSMEIASDLWDRQGPIYREDTAVFVSQSGETADTLLALEYARENGALCVGITNTVGSSIARKTHCGVHINAGAEIGVASTKAYTSQIVVMVMLALAIGSDTISSQTRREAIVDGLLDLPNKVREVLKLDEEMKDLAQLLIDEQSLLVFGRGYNYATALEGALKVKEVSLMHSEGILAGEMKHGPLALVDENLPIAVIATRDACFSKQQSVIQQLHARKGRLIVMCSKGDAASVSSSGSCRAIEVPQVEDCLQPVVNIVPLQLLAYHLTVLRGHNVDQPRNLAKSVTTQ, encoded by the exons ATGTGTGGAATATTCGCGTATCTAAATTTCCACGCGAACAAAGAGAGACGGCACATTCTCGAGGTCCTCTTCAACGGCCTCCGTCGTCTCGAGTACCGTGGCTACGATTCCGCCGGCATCGCCATCGACGACTCCCTCTCTCCTCTCCACTCCacctcttctcctcctcctctcgtGTTTCGCCAGGCTGGCAACATCGAATCACTCGTCAATTCCGTCAACCAAG AGATTACGAATACAGATTTGAACTTGGACGAGGTTTTTTATTTCCACGCGGGAATCGCACACACGAGGTGGGCTACTCACGGTGAGCCAGCTCCGAGGAACAGTCATCCTCAGTCCTCTGGTCCTGGTGATGACTTCTTGGTTGTTCACAACGGCGTCATCACTAACTATGAg GTACTGAAAGAAACATTAGTCAGGCATGGGTTTACTTTTGATTCGGACACAGACACCGAAGTCATTCCCAAGCTTGCTAAATTTGTTTTCGACAAAGCTAATGAAGAAG GGGAACAGACGGTGACGTTCTGTGAAGTTGTTTTTGAAGTGATGAGACATCTCGAGGGAGCTTATGCTCTTATTTTTAAAAGCTGGCATTATCCCAATGAGTTAGTTGCCTGCAAGCGTGGTAGCCCTTTGCTTTTAGGCGTTAAA GAGCTAGATCAAGACAAGAGCAATAATCATGTTTTCAAGGATGCCCACTTTCTTTCCAAGAATGACCATCCCAAGGAATTTTTCCTATCAAGTGACCCGCACGCTCTTGTTGAGCATACAAAGAAAGTTTTGGTTATTGAAGATGGCGAAGTTGTTCATCTCAAG GATGGAGGTGTGTCAATACTCAAGTTCGAAAGGCGTAACGGTTCATCTAGACCTGCTTCAGTGGAACGTGCTTTATCTGTACTAGAGATGGAAGTGGAGCAAATAAACAAAGGGAAGTATGACCATTACATGCAAAAAGAAATCCACGAGCAGCCGGAATCTTTAACTACTACAATGAGAGGCCGGCTTATACGTGGCGGTGGTTCACGCAAACCAAAAGCAGTCCTCCTTGGTGGGTTGAAAGATCACTTAAAGACCATAAGACGCAGCCGGCGTATAGTTTTCATAGGGTGTGGGACAAGTTACAACGCCGCTCTTGCATCTAGACCTATCCTGGAAGAACTCTCTG GTATACCAGTCAGCATGGAGATTGCTAGTGATCTCTGGGACCGGCAAGGTCCAATATACAGAGAGGACACTGCTGTGTTTGTGAGTCAGTCTGGTGAAACCGCAGACACATTACTTGCTTTGGAGTATGCTAGGGAAAACGGTGCGTTATGTGTCGGCATAACTAACACCGTTGGGAGCTCCATAGCTAGAAAAACACACTGTGGTGTCCATATCAACGCAGGAGCTGAGATAGGGGTTGCAAGTACAAAG GCATACACAAGTCAGATTGTCGTGATGGTAATGCTAGCTCTAGCTATTGGAAGTGACACAATCTCCAGCCAAACGAGACGAGAAGCTATAGTTGATGGTCTACTTGATTTACCGA ATAAGGTCAGGGAAGTACTAAAGCTAGACGAGGAAATGAAGGATCTAGCGCAACTGTTGATAGACGAGCAGTCACTGCTTGTGTTTGGGAGAGGATATAACTACGCAACAGCATTAGAAGGAGCATTGAAAGTAAAAGAAGTGTCACTTATGCACAGCGAAGGGATACTTGCAGGAGAGATGAAACACGGGCCTTTAGCTTTAGTTGATGAGAATCTACCTATCGCTGTAATCGCCACTCGGGATGCTTGTTTCAGCAAACAACAGTCCGTGATTCAGCAACTTCACGCACGCAAAGGGAGGTTAATAGTTATGTGTTCAAAAGGTGATGCTGCTTCTGTGAGCTCGAGTGGATCTTGTAGAGCAATAGAGGTTCCTCAAGTTGAAGATTGTTTACAGCCTGTTGTTAATATAGTGCCATTACAG CTATTGGCTTATCATCTGACTGTTCTGAGAGGTCACAATGTTGATCAGCCGAGGAATCTAGCTAAGAGTGTGACCACTCAATAG
- the LOC106389669 gene encoding protein PHR1-LIKE 2 isoform X1, with protein MYSAIRSLPLDGGEYHGPLDGTNLPGDACLVLTTDPKPRLRWTAELHERFVEAVTELGGPEKATPKTLMRTMGVKGLTLYHLKSHLQKFRQGRQACKESTDNSNKDASCVGESQDTGSSSPSSLKLAAQEQNESYQVTEALRAQMEVQRRLHEQLEHGQVQRRLQVRIEAQGKYLQSILEKACKAFEEQAAMFTGLETAREELSELAIKVSNSSQGATVPYFDATKMMMMMPSLSELEVAAIDHKSNITTTNCSVESSLTSNTNGSSVSAASMKKRHRGGDNVGYEGSWTVPSSTIG; from the exons ATGTACTCGGCGATTCGCTCCCTTCCTCTCGACGGCGGTGAGTACCATGGACCTCTCGACGGAACTAATCTTCCCGGAGACGCCTGTTTGGTCTTGACCACTGACCCGAAACCACGTCTCCGGTGGACGGCGGAGCTCCATGAGAGGTTCGTTGAGGCCGTCACGGAGCTCGGTGGTCCCGAAA AAGCGACGCCCAAAACTCTGATGAGAACAATGGGAGTGAAAGGTCTCACCCTCTACCACCTCAAATCTCATCTTCAG AAATTTCGGCAAGGGAGGCAAGCTTGTAAAGAATCAACTGACAACTCCAACAAGGATG CTTCTTGTGTTGGGGAGAGTCAGGACACAGGTTCCTCTTCACCGTCATCATTGAAACTAGCTGCGCAGGAACAGAACGA GAGTTACCAAGTCACTGAAGCTCTACGTGCTCAGATGGAAGTCCAAAGAAGACTACACGAGCAATTGGAG CATGGGCAGGTGCAGCGGAGACTTCAGGTAAGGATAGAAGCACAAGGGAAGTACCTACAATCAATTCTCGAGAAGGCTTGCAAGGCCTTTGAAGAGCAAGCTGCTATGTTTACTGGGCTTGAGACAGCTAGGGAAGAGCTGTCGGAGCTAGCCATCAAAGTCTCTAATAGCTCTCAAGGAGCAACAGTCCCGTACTTTGATGCaacaaagatgatgatgatgatgccgTCTTTGTCCGAGCTTGAAGTAGCAGCAATAGACCACAAAAGCAACATCACGACAACCAACTGTTCAGTAGAAAGCTCTCTGACTTCCAACACTAATGGGAGCTCGGTCTCTGCTGCATCGATGAAGAAGAGGCATCGTGGAGGAGACAATGTCGGGTATGAAGGGAGCTGGACTGTGCCTAGTAGTACCATTGGATAG
- the LOC106389669 gene encoding protein PHR1-LIKE 2 isoform X2: MYSAIRSLPLDGGEYHGPLDGTNLPGDACLVLTTDPKPRLRWTAELHERFVEAVTELGGPEKATPKTLMRTMGVKGLTLYHLKSHLQKFRQGRQACKESTDNSNKDASCVGESQDTGSSSPSSLKLAAQEQNESYQVTEALRAQMEVQRRLHEQLEVQRRLQVRIEAQGKYLQSILEKACKAFEEQAAMFTGLETAREELSELAIKVSNSSQGATVPYFDATKMMMMMPSLSELEVAAIDHKSNITTTNCSVESSLTSNTNGSSVSAASMKKRHRGGDNVGYEGSWTVPSSTIG; the protein is encoded by the exons ATGTACTCGGCGATTCGCTCCCTTCCTCTCGACGGCGGTGAGTACCATGGACCTCTCGACGGAACTAATCTTCCCGGAGACGCCTGTTTGGTCTTGACCACTGACCCGAAACCACGTCTCCGGTGGACGGCGGAGCTCCATGAGAGGTTCGTTGAGGCCGTCACGGAGCTCGGTGGTCCCGAAA AAGCGACGCCCAAAACTCTGATGAGAACAATGGGAGTGAAAGGTCTCACCCTCTACCACCTCAAATCTCATCTTCAG AAATTTCGGCAAGGGAGGCAAGCTTGTAAAGAATCAACTGACAACTCCAACAAGGATG CTTCTTGTGTTGGGGAGAGTCAGGACACAGGTTCCTCTTCACCGTCATCATTGAAACTAGCTGCGCAGGAACAGAACGA GAGTTACCAAGTCACTGAAGCTCTACGTGCTCAGATGGAAGTCCAAAGAAGACTACACGAGCAATTGGAG GTGCAGCGGAGACTTCAGGTAAGGATAGAAGCACAAGGGAAGTACCTACAATCAATTCTCGAGAAGGCTTGCAAGGCCTTTGAAGAGCAAGCTGCTATGTTTACTGGGCTTGAGACAGCTAGGGAAGAGCTGTCGGAGCTAGCCATCAAAGTCTCTAATAGCTCTCAAGGAGCAACAGTCCCGTACTTTGATGCaacaaagatgatgatgatgatgccgTCTTTGTCCGAGCTTGAAGTAGCAGCAATAGACCACAAAAGCAACATCACGACAACCAACTGTTCAGTAGAAAGCTCTCTGACTTCCAACACTAATGGGAGCTCGGTCTCTGCTGCATCGATGAAGAAGAGGCATCGTGGAGGAGACAATGTCGGGTATGAAGGGAGCTGGACTGTGCCTAGTAGTACCATTGGATAG
- the LOC106386859 gene encoding probable pectinesterase 29 produces the protein MGNRRLFIALFCCFCLPHIIEAYHQQVFVDQSGHSNFTKIQKAIDSVPVNNRHWFFINVAAGVYREKIKIPYDKPFIVIVGAGKRNTRVEWDDHDSVAQSPTFASVADNTVVKSLTFVNTYNFPNKGKVNRNPRIPAVAALINGDKCAFYSVGFSGVQDTLWDADGRHFFHRCTIQGAVDFIFGNGQSIYKKCVINVLGATLKPGVTGYITAQGRTNSYDASGFVFMDSLVYGSGKAFLGRPWRSYARVIFYNTDLTDVVVPQGWDSWHFGGHVSQLTFAEIGCYGSGSNTGRRVSWVKKLSGFSVQSLINLDFINSGGWVQALPIPV, from the exons ATGGGAAATCGTCGACTTTTCATCGCTCTTTTCTGTTGTTTTTGCTTACCACATATCATCGAAGCGTACCACCAACAAGTGTTCGTAGATCAATCGGGTCATTCAAATTTCACTAAAATACAAAAGGCAATTGATTCGGTCCCAGTCAACAACCGCCATTGGTTCTTCATCAACGTTGCAGCCGGCGTTTACAG GGAGAAAATAAAGATACCCTATGATAAACCGTTCATAGTAATAGTTGGAGCTGGAAAGAGGAACACTAGAGTTGAATGGGACGATCATGACTCGGTTGCACAAAGCCCTACCTTTGCTAGTGTCGCCGATAACACCGTCGTTAAAAGCCTTACTTTTGTG AATACGTACAATTTCCCGAATAAAGGGAAAGTGAACAGAAACCCTAGGATACCTGCCGTGGCGGCGTTGATCAACGGTGATAAATGTGCTTTTTACTCGGTAGGCTTTTCTGGAGTTCAAGACACCTTGTGGGATGCTGATGGCCGACACTTCTTCCACCGCTGCACTATCCAAGGCGCCGTTGATTTCATATTTGGTAACGGCCAATCTATTTACAAG AAATGCGTGATAAACGTGCTAGGAGCGACACTAAAACCGGGGGTAACTGGTTACATAACGGCTCAAGGACGGACCAACTCGTATGACGCTAGCGGATTTGTGTTCATGGACAGCCTCGTTTACGGATCGGGGAAGGCTTTCTTGGGCAGACCGTGGCGCAGTTACGCTCGAGTGATCTTTTACAACACAGACCTGACCGACGTGGTTGTTCCCCAAGGTTGGGACTCATGGCACTTTGGAGGCCATGTATCTCAGTTGACGTTTGCAGAGATTGGATGCTATGGGAGTGGATCAAATACGGGGAGACGTGTGAGCTGGGTTAAGAAGCTGAGTGGATTCAGTGTTCAAAGTTTGATTAATCTCGACTTCATTAACAGTGGTGGATGGGTTCAAGCTTTGCCCATTCCtgtttga
- the LOC106389671 gene encoding transcription factor FAMA isoform X1, producing the protein MDKDYSAPNFLGESSGGNDDNNSGMIDYMFNRNLQQQKQSMPQQHQLSPSGFGATTPTFDKMSFADVMQFADFGPKLALNQTRNQDDQETGLDPVYFLKFPVLNDKIEDHNQTHNLMSQEGGECEGNIGNVFLEEKENQEDENDNNSVQLRFIGGEEGDRENKNDTTKEVKSKRKRARTSKTSEEVESQRMTHIAVERNRRKQMNEHLRVLRSLMPGSYVQRGDQASIIGGAIEFVRELEQLLQCLESQKRRRILGETGNRQIGDMTTTMTSSSPITSVANPLISTGNVTELEGGGGGIREETAENKSCLADVEVKLLGFDAMIKILSRRRPGQLIKTIAALEDLHLSILHTNITTMEQTVLYSFNVKITSETRFTAEDIASSIQEIFSFIHANTTM; encoded by the exons ATGGATAAAGATTACTCG GCACCGAACTTCTTAGGTGAATCCTCAGGCGGTAACGACGATAACAACTCCGGTATGATAGACTATATGTTCAACAGAAACCTTCAACAACAAAAGCAATCGATGCCGCAGCAGCATCAACTGTCTCCTTCAGGCTTTGGAGCAACGACACCTACTTTTGATAAAATGAGCTTCGCAGACGTGATGCAGTTTGCAGACTTTGGTCCGAAACTGGCGTTAAACCAGACCAGAAACCAAGACGATCAAGAAACCGGGTTGGACCCGGTTTATTTCTTGAAGTTTCCAGTCTTGAATGATAAGATAGAGGACCATAACCAAACCCATAATCTCATGTCTCAAGAAGGAGGTGAGTGTGAAGGAAACATAGGCAACGTGTTTCTTGAAGAaaaggagaatcaagaagacgAAAACGATAACAACTCGGTGCAACTCCGTTTTATtggaggagaagaaggagaCAGAGAGAACAAGAATGATACGACAAAGGAGGTGAAGAGCAAGAGGAAGAGAGCAAGAACAAGCAAGACCAGCGAAGAAGTAGAAAGCCAACGAATGACTCATATCGCGGTCGAGAGGAACCGTAGAAAGCAAATGAACGAGCATCTTCGTGTCCTCAGGTCACTTATGCCTGGATCCTACGTTCAAAGG GGAGATCAAGCGTCGATCATAGGTGGAGCAATAGAGTTTGTGAGAGAGCTGGAGCAACTCCTACAATGCCTGGAGTCACAAAAGCGTCGGAGAATCCTCGGAGAAACCGGTAATAGGCAAATTGGGGACATGACCACGACAATGACTTCTTCTTCACCAATAACTTCGGTTGCTAACCCACTAATTAGTACCGGCAATGTAACTGAACTAGAGGGTGGAGGAGGAGGGATCCGGGAAGAAACAGCGGAGAACAAGTCGTGCTTGGCTGATGTGGAGGTGAAGCTGCTAGGGTTTGACGCTATGATCAAGATACTTTCAAGAAGAAGACCAGGACAACTGATTAAGACTATTGCTGCTTTGGAGGATCTTCATCTCTCTATCCTTCACACTAACATCACTACCATGGAACAAACTGTCCTCTATTCCTTCAATGTCAAG ATTACAAGTGAGACGAGGTTTACTGCAGAAGACATTGCAAGTTCCATCCAAGAGATATTTAGTTTTATTCATGCAAATACTACcatgtaa
- the LOC106389671 gene encoding transcription factor FAMA isoform X2 produces the protein MIDYMFNRNLQQQKQSMPQQHQLSPSGFGATTPTFDKMSFADVMQFADFGPKLALNQTRNQDDQETGLDPVYFLKFPVLNDKIEDHNQTHNLMSQEGGECEGNIGNVFLEEKENQEDENDNNSVQLRFIGGEEGDRENKNDTTKEVKSKRKRARTSKTSEEVESQRMTHIAVERNRRKQMNEHLRVLRSLMPGSYVQRGDQASIIGGAIEFVRELEQLLQCLESQKRRRILGETGNRQIGDMTTTMTSSSPITSVANPLISTGNVTELEGGGGGIREETAENKSCLADVEVKLLGFDAMIKILSRRRPGQLIKTIAALEDLHLSILHTNITTMEQTVLYSFNVKITSETRFTAEDIASSIQEIFSFIHANTTM, from the exons ATGATAGACTATATGTTCAACAGAAACCTTCAACAACAAAAGCAATCGATGCCGCAGCAGCATCAACTGTCTCCTTCAGGCTTTGGAGCAACGACACCTACTTTTGATAAAATGAGCTTCGCAGACGTGATGCAGTTTGCAGACTTTGGTCCGAAACTGGCGTTAAACCAGACCAGAAACCAAGACGATCAAGAAACCGGGTTGGACCCGGTTTATTTCTTGAAGTTTCCAGTCTTGAATGATAAGATAGAGGACCATAACCAAACCCATAATCTCATGTCTCAAGAAGGAGGTGAGTGTGAAGGAAACATAGGCAACGTGTTTCTTGAAGAaaaggagaatcaagaagacgAAAACGATAACAACTCGGTGCAACTCCGTTTTATtggaggagaagaaggagaCAGAGAGAACAAGAATGATACGACAAAGGAGGTGAAGAGCAAGAGGAAGAGAGCAAGAACAAGCAAGACCAGCGAAGAAGTAGAAAGCCAACGAATGACTCATATCGCGGTCGAGAGGAACCGTAGAAAGCAAATGAACGAGCATCTTCGTGTCCTCAGGTCACTTATGCCTGGATCCTACGTTCAAAGG GGAGATCAAGCGTCGATCATAGGTGGAGCAATAGAGTTTGTGAGAGAGCTGGAGCAACTCCTACAATGCCTGGAGTCACAAAAGCGTCGGAGAATCCTCGGAGAAACCGGTAATAGGCAAATTGGGGACATGACCACGACAATGACTTCTTCTTCACCAATAACTTCGGTTGCTAACCCACTAATTAGTACCGGCAATGTAACTGAACTAGAGGGTGGAGGAGGAGGGATCCGGGAAGAAACAGCGGAGAACAAGTCGTGCTTGGCTGATGTGGAGGTGAAGCTGCTAGGGTTTGACGCTATGATCAAGATACTTTCAAGAAGAAGACCAGGACAACTGATTAAGACTATTGCTGCTTTGGAGGATCTTCATCTCTCTATCCTTCACACTAACATCACTACCATGGAACAAACTGTCCTCTATTCCTTCAATGTCAAG ATTACAAGTGAGACGAGGTTTACTGCAGAAGACATTGCAAGTTCCATCCAAGAGATATTTAGTTTTATTCATGCAAATACTACcatgtaa